One stretch of Gouania willdenowi chromosome 16, fGouWil2.1, whole genome shotgun sequence DNA includes these proteins:
- the ltap1 gene encoding protein C1orf43 homolog isoform X2, which produces MRIDSFLSSINVVLVMAYGSLIFVLLFIFVKRQIMRLAMKSRRGPHVTIGHNAPKELKQEIETKLCLVQKIHFEPRLLSSDDDRLKQREPALGSLDYLYRMKALDAIRDTDLPFRDLGGTSTAVTGKRFRTWLLQLRNSQGMFGDSKSSVIDTVLDGYNKARHGSEAFGESEFVKYQRALAELVSLVKSGSSSSIGSTVSQHHQSAAKDLTCTPEPEAVLSSSSSSSSPTRTAYLPSTVQQRSKRPRHILELKNFKDNYNTLDSTL; this is translated from the exons ATGCGCATCGACTCTTTTCTGTCTAGCATTAACGTAGTGCTTGTCATGGCCTACGGGAGTCTG ATATTTGTTTTGCTGTTCATTTTTGTCAAAAGACAAATTATGCGCCTTGCCATGAAGTCTCGGAGAGGACCGCACGTAACCATCGGCCACAACGCTCCTAAG GAACTGAAACAAGAGATTGAAACCAAACTGTGTCTGGTTCAGAAAATCCACTTTGAGCCTCGACTGCTTTCCTCAGACGACGATCGATTAAAGCAGAGAGAACCAGCGTTAG GTTCTTTAGACTACCTGTACCGGATGAAAGCTCTGGATGCCATCAGAGACACTG ATCTCCCTTTCCGTGATCTGGGTGGGACGTCCACTGCCGTGACTGGAAAAAGGTTTCGGACTTGGCTTCTGCAGCTACGGAATTCCCAGGGCATGTTCGGAGACAGCAAAAGCTCTGTGATAGATACGGTGTTGGACGGGTACAATAAAGCGCGCCACGGGTCAGAG GCTTTTGGTGAATCAGAGTTTGTTAAATACCAGAGGGCTTTGGCTGAGCTGGTCTCCCT TGTGAAGTCTGGCAGTAGCAGCAGCATTGGCAGCACCGTCAGCCAGCACCACCAGTCAGCAGCCAAAGACCTGACCTGCACCCCCGAGCCTGAGGCCGTCCtctcttcctcatcctcctcttcatcccCGACCCGAACAGCCTACCTCCCGTCTACAGTACAGCAGCGCAGCAAGAGGCCCAGACACATCCTGGAGCTGAAGAACTTCAAAGACAACTACAACACTCTGGACAGCACACTGTGA
- the ltap1 gene encoding protein C1orf43 homolog isoform X1 → MRIDSFLSSINVVLVMAYGSLIFVLLFIFVKRQIMRLAMKSRRGPHVTIGHNAPKELKQEIETKLCLVQKIHFEPRLLSSDDDRLKQREPALGSLDYLYRMKALDAIRDTDLPFRDLGGTSTAVTGKRFRTWLLQLRNSQGMFGDSKSSVIDTVLDGYNKARHGSEAFGESEFVKYQRALAELVSLLFLPLCCFSVKSGSSSSIGSTVSQHHQSAAKDLTCTPEPEAVLSSSSSSSSPTRTAYLPSTVQQRSKRPRHILELKNFKDNYNTLDSTL, encoded by the exons ATGCGCATCGACTCTTTTCTGTCTAGCATTAACGTAGTGCTTGTCATGGCCTACGGGAGTCTG ATATTTGTTTTGCTGTTCATTTTTGTCAAAAGACAAATTATGCGCCTTGCCATGAAGTCTCGGAGAGGACCGCACGTAACCATCGGCCACAACGCTCCTAAG GAACTGAAACAAGAGATTGAAACCAAACTGTGTCTGGTTCAGAAAATCCACTTTGAGCCTCGACTGCTTTCCTCAGACGACGATCGATTAAAGCAGAGAGAACCAGCGTTAG GTTCTTTAGACTACCTGTACCGGATGAAAGCTCTGGATGCCATCAGAGACACTG ATCTCCCTTTCCGTGATCTGGGTGGGACGTCCACTGCCGTGACTGGAAAAAGGTTTCGGACTTGGCTTCTGCAGCTACGGAATTCCCAGGGCATGTTCGGAGACAGCAAAAGCTCTGTGATAGATACGGTGTTGGACGGGTACAATAAAGCGCGCCACGGGTCAGAG GCTTTTGGTGAATCAGAGTTTGTTAAATACCAGAGGGCTTTGGCTGAGCTGGTCTCCCT TCTGTTTCTCCCTCTGTGCTGTTTCAGTGTGAAGTCTGGCAGTAGCAGCAGCATTGGCAGCACCGTCAGCCAGCACCACCAGTCAGCAGCCAAAGACCTGACCTGCACCCCCGAGCCTGAGGCCGTCCtctcttcctcatcctcctcttcatcccCGACCCGAACAGCCTACCTCCCGTCTACAGTACAGCAGCGCAGCAAGAGGCCCAGACACATCCTGGAGCTGAAGAACTTCAAAGACAACTACAACACTCTGGACAGCACACTGTGA
- the aqp10a gene encoding aquaporin-10a isoform X1 produces the protein MMKLQILRVRNALVRECMAEFLGTFILLLFGCAAAAQVKTSREAKGQFLSVNMSFSVGVMTAMYLTKGITGAHLNPAVTLSFCVLGKVPWGRLVPYSLSQLLGAYLASGLVYLIYYDAIMDFSGGVLTVYGPNETASIFATYPSEFLSLGRSFLDQIVGTAMLMLCILGLDEKRNTPAPSGLIPPIVAVIVLGISMSMSANCGAAINPARDLGPRLFTLTAGWGTEVFTCYNYWFWVPIVAPPIGGVLGSLMYLTFIHWQLPDPDESDNISNISIMNDKLKHSDASWEKGQELKTAKF, from the exons ATGATGAAACTACAGATACTCAGAGTAAGAAATGCTCTGGTTCGTGAGTGTATGGCTGAGTTTTTGGGAACTTTCATCTTACTG CTCTTTGGCTGTGCTGCTGCGGCGCAGGTGAAAACCAGCAGAGAAGCTAAAGGCCAGTTTCTGTCTGTCAACATGTCCTTCTCTGTGGGCGTCATGACAGCCATGTACCTCACCAAAGGCATCACAG GAGCACATCTGAACCCTGCAGTGACTCTGAGTTTCTGCGTTCTGGGGAAGGTTCCTTGGGGACGGCTGGTTCCTTACAGCCTCTCTCAGCTTCTTGGAGCTTATTTGGCATCAGGGCTTGTATATCTGATTTATTATG ATGCTATAATGGACTTCAGTGGAGGCGTGTTAACAGTGTACGGTCCAAATGAGACAGCATCTATATTTGCCACGTATCCCTCAGAGTTCCTATCTTTGGGCAGAAGTTTCCTCGACCAG ATAGTGGGCACAGCCATGCTGATGTTGTGCATCCTGGGTTTGGATGAGAAAAGGAACACCCCCGCTCCCTCTGGCCTGATTCCTCCCATTGTGGCAGTGATCGTCCTAGGGATCTCTATGTCCATGTCAGCCAACTGTGGTGCTGCCATTAACCCTGCTCGGGACCTCGGGCCTCGACTTTTCACTCTGACAGCAGGCTGGGGCACGGAGGTCTTTAC GTGTTACAACTACTGGTTTTGGGTTCCTATTGTCGCCCCGCCTATCGGTGGCGTTTTGGGTTCCCTCATGTATTTGACCTTCATCCATTGGCAGCTGCCGGACCCAGATGAATCTGATAATATCTCCAACATTTCCATCATGAACGACAAACTCAAGCACTCAGATGCCTCATGGGAAAAAGGGCAAGAACTGAAGACGGCAAAGTTCTAG
- the LOC114477713 gene encoding uncharacterized protein LOC114477713, which produces MDFSLYPAAVSEYNTQRTVACFTVRSANSPLYSLTRRSSARERETPEEAGETERHVTNRDQTKSTVFRGDTRGHGSVRGQSEDMSGHKMTVQYNQNGRKETPEAAADLGKSTVFTDRGRTEWKGGTLSSRSMSVDWNMGQRSPDFNTTANRFLPLRRSAPHLSNNRTRAQGGTYGYTSHTLERQSSLHSLQPSLKTQPGTSSRFSESANSLGPQGGRSILQRIEKLYGSAGLGKEEGFSVPETATDSQTAPMQRVGGYTAGGTFPRRFSTGYNSPLRSSMSLSWTEKDRNTSASETSLSPRPSITRERSPGSQWQGQTWGRFSNGGSVTRRKGLIESGTKSLDRDRSKNTVAAQIRAARASEGITATQKPVDYPSGFYKDSTRLTERRASESKMEHTRSTGDETSEDPGKIEMFKDRCERFKTEEKAKCDRTKDKTELMNTDEMVFDTSSPKTLQRATERRTFPDKVAVASSASVRNKISQFEALTQRAHGLEAKQVPLHRRTLSVPTQLTSSYNRMSESTKGGGGLRKWEESKTEERASCKEKVIRTGRSLSVDDVGLNLEKKSTRGSIFSDDGKDKTSDYSNKHIIPKSVLEVSVNDRAQRGQQQLFIDETDFYKVSSSDEVRMRNLTASDTSSLSPTEVTSPVSDEDKTPTNTPDNSPFLPLSAKPTQNTPSAKSENKHTFVFTTPSPDTSALTQRPATSSLSGLPEPQPPAAKSTYTKGRKQLLDLEAWVTGLNPDYRSWSYNEEDFDDDDESTQKDEDSLSDSDSGESSVTITSSISNSDRKSFSLSLADLCSFTELETDTEDDNDEWQSSSRRSVSISSDISTLSSVSMIPSEELERLLEDVRTLGDNSLQDSDDIMVVVLHKEVGVGLGFSIAGGVDQNKPITVHKVFHSGVAAQEGSIKAGDQVLSINGSALQGSAHWEAHRVLRRAKAREMGVVVLRRDDVPSLFKRECKGNLKEPKQMQSDTGQCVRVQLQKNSRHLGFSLEGGADSSGGNQPLTVQKIFMGGPTNEVFIGDEIVEIQGVSMVGMRRLEAWTLIRTLPLGPVDVVLRRPQKCPKT; this is translated from the exons ATGGACTTTTCTTTGTACCCTGCTGCAGTGAGTGAGTACAACACACAGAGGACAGTGGCTTGCTTCACTGTACGCTCAGCCAACTCCCCCTTGTATAGTCTCACTCGCAGGTCAAGTGCCAGAGAGAGGGAGACACCTGAGGAGGCAGGAGAAACAGAGAGACATGTGACAAACAGAGATCAAACAAAGAGCACCGTCTTTAGAGGCGACACCAGAGGCCATGGTAGTGTCAGAGGTCAAAGTGAAGACATGTCAGGACATAAAATGACAGTCCAATACAACCAGAACGGCAGAAAAGAGACACCAGAAGCTGCTGCTGATTTGGGTAAAAGCACTGTTTTTACAGACAGAGGCAGAACGGAATGGAAGGGAGGCACCTTATCCAGTAGAAGCATGAGTGTCGATTGGAATATGGGACAAAGAAGTCCAGATTTTAATACCACAGCGAATAGGTTTTTGCCCCTGAGAAGAAGTGCTCCACATTTGTCAAACAACAGAACTAGAGCTCAAGGAGGCACGTATGGCTACACGAGCCACACTTTAGAAAGACAGAGTTCATTACATTCTCTTCAACCAAGTTTGAAGACCCAGCCTGGAACCAGTTCTAGGTTTTCAGAGTCAGCCAACTCATTAGGGCCCCAGGGTGGTAGGAGCATCCTTCAGCGAATAGAGAAGCTTTATGGTTCTGCTGGTTTAGGAAAAGAAGAAGGTTTCTCTGTCCCTGAAACAGCCACAGATTCCCAGACTGCTCCAATGCAGAGGGTGGGAGGTTATACTGCAGGAGGAACTTTTCCTCGGCGCTTCTCAACAGGATACAACAGTCCTTTGAGAAGCAGCATGTCATTATCGTGGACAGAAAAAGACAGGAACACTTCAGCCTCAGAGACATCACTCTCCCCTCGGCCAAGCATAACCAGAGAAAGATCACCTGGATCTCAGTGGCAAGGACAGACCTGGGGCAGGTTTTCAAATGGAGGCAGTGTTACTAGGAGGAAAGGATTAATTGAATCAGGTACAAAATCCCTGGATAGAGACAGGAGCAAGAATACTGTAGCAGCTCAGATCAGAGCTGCAAGAGCTTCAGAGGGAATCACTGCAACCCAAAAACCTGTTGACTACCCATCAGGGTTTTACAAAGATTCAACCAGGTTAACTGAGAGGCGAGCAAGTGAAAGTAAGATGGAACATACAAGAAGCACTGGAGATGAAACGAGTGAAGATCCTGGAAAAATAGAGATGTTTAAAGACAGATGTGAACGGTTTAAAACAGAGGAAAAAGCGAAATGTGATAGAACGAAGGATAAAACAGAATTGATGAATACTGATGAGATGGTGTTTGACACAAGTTCTCCTAAAACCCTCCAGAGAGCAACCGAGAGAAGAACGTTTCCAGATAAGGTGGCTGTTGCATCTTCAGCCAGTGTGAGGAATAAGATCAGTCAGTTTGAGGCTCTGACACAAAGAGCTCACGGACTGGAAGCCAAGCAAGTACCGTTACACAGGAGAACCCTTTCAGTGCCAACACAACTAACCAGCAGCTACAATAGGATGAGTGAATCCACAAAGGGTGGAGGTGGACTGAGAAAGTGGGAAGAATCAAAAACTGAAGAGAGGGCAAGTTGTAAAGAGAAAGTCATAAGAACAGGAAGGTCTTTATCTGTAGACGATGTTGGGCTAAATTTAGAGAAGAAAAGCACAAGAGGAAGTATTTTTTCAGATGATGGAAAGGACAAAACTTCTGATTATTCAAATAAACATATTATACCGAAAAGTGTATTAGAAGTATCTGTAAATGACAGAGCGCAAAGAGGCCAACAGCAGTTATTCATAGATGAGACAGATTTCTACAAAGTCTCAAGCTCAGATGAAGTACGCATGAGAAATCTGACTGCCAGCGATACATCATCTCTGTCACCTACTGAAGTGACTTCACCAGTCAGCGATGAGGACAAGACTCCAACCAACACTCCTGACAATTCGCCCTTTCTGCCACTTTCTGcaaaaccaacacaaaacaCTCCCAGTGCcaaaagtgaaaacaaacacacttttGTCTTCACAACTCCCAGTCCAGACACTTCAGCTCTGACTCAGCGACCTGCCACCTCCTCCCTCAGCGGCCTCCCTGAACCGCAGCCTCCAGCTGCCAAAAGCACCTACACCAAAGGGAGGAAACAGCTGTTGGACCTGGAGGCCTGGGTGACTGGCCTGAACCCAGACTACAGGAGCTGGAGTTATAATGAAGAGGATTTTGATGATGACGATGAAAGCACTCAGAAAGATGAGGATTCTTTATCTGACTCGGACTCTGGAGAATCTTCAGTTACTATCACTAGTAGCATCAGCAACTCAGATCGCAAAAGCTTCAGTCTTAG TCTCGCAGATTTGTGCAGCTTTACCGAACTTGAAACTGACACAGAGGATGACAACGATGAGTGGCAATCGTCCAGCCGACGTTCAGTCTCAATTTCTTCAGATATCTCCACTCTGTCAAGCGTCTCTATGATACCTTCAGAGGAGCTGGAACGACTTCTGGAGGACGTCAGGACTCTGGGTGACAACTCCCTGCAG GACTCCGATGATATCATGGTGGTGGTTCTCCATAAGGAGGTGGGCGTAGGACTAGGCTTCAGCATTGCCGGAGGTGTGGACCAGAACAAGCCAATCACT GTCCATAAAGTGTTTCACTCAGGTGTTGCAGCTCAGGAGGGCTCCATAAAGGCAGGGGACCAGGTTTTATCTATAAACGGCAGTGCACTGCAAGGCAGCGCCCACTGGGAGGCTCACCGGGTCCTGAGAAGGGCAAAGGCGCGGGAGATGGGAGTGGTAGTTCTCAGACGAGATGATGTTCCCAGTCTGTTTAAAAGAGAGTGTAAAGGAAATCTGAAGGAGCCAAAACAGATGCAGTCTGATACAG GTCAGTGTGTGCGCGTTCAGCTGCAGAAGAACAGCAGACATTTGGGCTTCAGCCTGGAGGGAGGGGCAGACTCTAGTGGGGGAAACCAACCCCTCACAGTGCAGAAGATCTTCATGG GAGGTCCAACCAACGAAGTGTTTATTGGTGATGAGATTGTGGAGATTCAGGGTGTAAGCATGGTGGGGATGAGACGTCTGGAAGCCTGGACGTTGATCAGGACACTTCCTCTAGGACCGGTGGATGTTGTGCTTCGTCGCCCTCAAAAGTGTCCGAAAACCTGA
- the tuft1a gene encoding tuftelin 1a, translating to MNGGTRSLCTFEDIRNQEYGERCRRLRLTLHDQSRGGRTSEQHRDKPIGRAFAVVQAPSERSALTPEPVKTPEEQVEVIKVYLGARRDEQKEQQKNLKMLSDEVSQIQEVRYCLKTLREQMAAKNKPHTNGWKVGIPFRKTTPPSAPKGGAKADVHEADEEAERAKLREVSKRLYAQLQEAEKKHLEEREKLQAEGSRLSERLSEQDDKLKMTQQASEKKDVRIDELQRLLGGMEKESATLRETIRNREDELKELRKIRAEGHSEDRAEHLEKEVAILKEKIHHLDDMLKSQQRKVRHMIEQLQNSRMVIQERDRVIKELEEKVAFLEAENREMRDQMDYFLGGQKTNSYLSTERNPQIVYSKPIKLSTSSNKPLPFIKVIEIKS from the exons GAAAGGTGCAGACGGCTGAGACTCACACTGCATGACCAGAGTCGAGGGGGCCGGACCTCAGAGCAGCACAGAGACAAG CCAATCGGACGAGCTTTTGCCGTGGTGCAAGCGCCCAGTGAGCGGTCAGCTCTGACACCAGAgcctgtgaaaacaccagaggAGCAGGTGGAGGTCATCAAG GTGTATTTGGGGGCCCGTAGAGACGAGCAGAAGGAGCAGCAGAAGAACCTGAAGATGCTTTCAGATGAAGTTTCACAGATACAGGAG GTGAGGTATTGCCTGAAGACACTGAGAGAACAGATGGCAGCAAAAAACAAG ccACACACAAACGGATGGAAAGTTGGAATCCCCTTTAGGAAGACTACGCCTCCTTCTGCCCCAAAAGGAGGAGCTAAAGCTGACGTGCAT GAGGCAGATGAGGAGGCCGAACGAGCCAAACTAAGGGAGGTCAGTAAGCGTTTATATGCACAGCTGcaggaagcagagaagaagcacctggaagagagagagaagctaCAG GCTGAAGGCAGTCGGCTCAGCGAACGTCTGAGTGAACAGGACGATAAGTTAAAGATGACTCAGCAAGCAAGCGAGAAGAAAGACGTGCGAATCGATGAGCTCCAGAGGCTGCTGGGTGGGATGGAGAAAGAGAGCGCCACCCTGAGGGAGACCATCCGCAACCGCGAGGATGAACTGAAGGAACTACGGAAGATTAGAGCGGAAGGCCACAGCGAGGACAG ggcTGAGCATTTGGAGAAAGAAGTGGCTATCTTAAAAGAAAAGATCCACCATCTGGATGACATGTTGAAAAGCCAACAGAGGAAAGTCAGACACATGATTGAACAG CTCCAGAACTCCCGCATGGTGATCCAGGAGAGGGACCGCGTGATCAAAGAGCTGGAGGAGAAAGTAGCCTTCCTGGAAGCAGAG AACCGAGAGATGCGTGACCAGATGGATTATTTCCTTGGGGGACAAAAGACAAACTCATACCTGTCAACAGAGCGCAATCCACAGATTGTCTACAG TAAACCAATCAAGCTTTCCACATCATCCAACAAACCGCTGCCTTTCATCAAAGTCATCGAGATCAAGTCGTGA
- the aqp10a gene encoding aquaporin-10a isoform X2 has product MLVSIMKLFGCAAAAQVKTSREAKGQFLSVNMSFSVGVMTAMYLTKGITGAHLNPAVTLSFCVLGKVPWGRLVPYSLSQLLGAYLASGLVYLIYYDAIMDFSGGVLTVYGPNETASIFATYPSEFLSLGRSFLDQIVGTAMLMLCILGLDEKRNTPAPSGLIPPIVAVIVLGISMSMSANCGAAINPARDLGPRLFTLTAGWGTEVFTCYNYWFWVPIVAPPIGGVLGSLMYLTFIHWQLPDPDESDNISNISIMNDKLKHSDASWEKGQELKTAKF; this is encoded by the exons ATGCTTGTGTCTATCATGAAGCTCTTTGGCTGTGCTGCTGCGGCGCAGGTGAAAACCAGCAGAGAAGCTAAAGGCCAGTTTCTGTCTGTCAACATGTCCTTCTCTGTGGGCGTCATGACAGCCATGTACCTCACCAAAGGCATCACAG GAGCACATCTGAACCCTGCAGTGACTCTGAGTTTCTGCGTTCTGGGGAAGGTTCCTTGGGGACGGCTGGTTCCTTACAGCCTCTCTCAGCTTCTTGGAGCTTATTTGGCATCAGGGCTTGTATATCTGATTTATTATG ATGCTATAATGGACTTCAGTGGAGGCGTGTTAACAGTGTACGGTCCAAATGAGACAGCATCTATATTTGCCACGTATCCCTCAGAGTTCCTATCTTTGGGCAGAAGTTTCCTCGACCAG ATAGTGGGCACAGCCATGCTGATGTTGTGCATCCTGGGTTTGGATGAGAAAAGGAACACCCCCGCTCCCTCTGGCCTGATTCCTCCCATTGTGGCAGTGATCGTCCTAGGGATCTCTATGTCCATGTCAGCCAACTGTGGTGCTGCCATTAACCCTGCTCGGGACCTCGGGCCTCGACTTTTCACTCTGACAGCAGGCTGGGGCACGGAGGTCTTTAC GTGTTACAACTACTGGTTTTGGGTTCCTATTGTCGCCCCGCCTATCGGTGGCGTTTTGGGTTCCCTCATGTATTTGACCTTCATCCATTGGCAGCTGCCGGACCCAGATGAATCTGATAATATCTCCAACATTTCCATCATGAACGACAAACTCAAGCACTCAGATGCCTCATGGGAAAAAGGGCAAGAACTGAAGACGGCAAAGTTCTAG